The Salmo salar chromosome ssa06, Ssal_v3.1, whole genome shotgun sequence genome window below encodes:
- the LOC106607821 gene encoding transcription factor HIVEP2 — protein MEPHESASGQKCTKEPREKLQRKWVSEPSAVTKRSTFADPEGKRHSHRESLQSGASGSNITVSAQKYGSGKMLSTAMGQPSQDSQYTQAFPRTYSYQLPQPYPQQPMQEHFLSGAKPQPGLEAHAWPFAGQLPSDDIFPGHSRAHGVFSRQKSPSLPSSFGQYSKSGPELPEEGYKKEQKPKKPGKYICHYCGRACAKPSVLKKHIRSHTGERPYPCVPCGFSFKTKSNLYKHRKSHAHAIKAGLVPFSELAASRTDMDQASSVGETDVHSDGEQSTDTDEETAEASMFMDKVSPIPQISFEMDKSTMEKGGEPPYADSAEELAMASMKVPILIVPKHGIPPTAMECPPFMELKASHISSQVSRVDDSPTIKQRLALKLTDRKGSQDSDQQSQQSLNLLSPHSKGSTDSGYFSLSESAEQQISPPNTNAKSYEEIMFGRTWYYKPNSPRSRQSIAVGMGTVGQDTNLVMGKISEDHIFFRNDNSEAHLLAGVDPKQYPTSPCQSNTGLLEAPDSGPLIRSNSMPTSSPTNLNVPPGIRVSHSFDEMMTSDDVFYPGAAGLRRLRRQAAFEHSAHEGHGESETYGHIPKNASPFVVLKLGERSPVVPEHTAYSPYGTKVGMTEIATRKRRKEKSVGDEEDGPGQYDSSGSLDMVGDYDSKQGSQVGSRATPTGKGSIGSMYNAHSQSDSFETCCSSMCSEDVVLVPDSDRKATGNVISVIQHTNSLSRPNSFEKSESFEHPTYLQDKPSYQYSEQSDTENTEDVQSLDSILRSESMEQQSDSDLASPNQPCHMPPKLVRQPNIQVPEIRVTEEPDKPEKEPDVPTKEPEKHIEEFQWPQRSETLSQLPAEKLPPKKKRLRLADLEHSSGESSFESCTSLSRSPSQESNLSHSSNFSMSFDKEESLKSVSPTKQDDFGKQSEYSGNSLTIPGHHQQREMRRSSSEQAPCALATEIPEIRSKSFDYGSLSTSSRQGEIYSSASAMKERRRGYLVRQASLSVYPETVVHEQGGLEMTIKQEHSDHGPLSWQSPLSSQGSHGAPASEVARPKRGSHYHLLQQRISEDSQEDPTLFQKSSCLPSQQSSEGEHPSHELMSQEAMQYSSLQSSLASLPFLPFQPGLFWHPESTQRHKQHLAFQPHQLQKLHIRQPSIPHMLQKSHPPLHQLQQIQEQCDMKADGAISQNYQYPSRVSPQAQHYSSPPSKVALTESKMLLQQVQPIFATQNAGSQPSLPGMLIPVRIQTHVPSYGSVMYTSVSQLLANHSQSTYSARVICSENASSSSLTSGSVSKHGVCFNLSQILGQPEGAPRYPLWKVPDLNTEHGRLNTGIPLSLTSRTISTTDASSSSGGSKRMLSPASSLELFIETKQQKRVKEEKMYGQIVKELSAVELSASKDSIKLPKRAPLKSEGSMDDQERMSSSPPVDFPSTKIPVRSNAPHIPDVPPADSFTPPLQIVMDIPGGRESPEELDVDDSFTPEASSSPQSMVSSSDTPEEAKPPMGSKIPVNMLVQLAANQSGGAAGSTLLLTDLADVQQFFQFPSLRTATSVSWCFLNYTKPNNAQTTPLTSVYGSWCISSYNPNPLSLSTKATLALLRSKQRKNTETYTMAAMYQPGTGKLVSSLAWKQKFEQMKPELMQLDVSKYGKKIKGLSSRDRIKEDHGEKEASSKQAEPTRIRIFEGGYKSNEDYVYVRGRGRGKYICEECGIRCKKPSMLKKHIRTHTDVRPYVCKFCNFAFKTKGNLTKHMKSKAHMKKCLELGVSVTSVEDADAEEADNGEDDQRESGKMSGIMADHQFSDADDSDGGEDDGDEVDDDEDDDDDYDGESTPKTRSRSTSPQPYGIPSLSVTDSQGACSSDLLGHCSKPPLFSYFTSLPSIQITQLMVPSEGAGQDQMAEYQQLLQGALGENYKSRLDVPSSMDEEFGLSPAHSSSSFDLSPSRLSSPGLDSSPLREPSPTSTSRKYLFPRRDLSPHGRLSPHREVSPLRHISPKRDISFRRDLSPRRDLSPRSHISPLSHTGRPMSPGRELLCRRELSPRSRHRGMIRPVSPRRGMHHHSAPWSLGQHLHSEMVPMGQSSRSHSEMETDQRKDSPPHSSQESPRPHQGLFSHLPLHSQQQVRTPFPMIPIGGIQMVHSVATSVTGLAHPARLPLQKSTSEESSTSEVSFPLGKGSTGSPDSPQCHERMQRTPVPSSSPSLPRSGSRQDCADMSNIKDSKQQEESIQTCTKAIASLRIATEHDSLEKGGVACSLEPHQRRRSPLPHPCHPPHPIPQESAPSRIQHFSGLEVRQSPAGHSASPLPLPSSSSSETSLPATSKGPTAGPGHHVKERSPGQQGPGERAASTKRGKDISKDSTENR, from the exons ATGGAGCCACATGAATCAGCTTCTGGACAAAAATGCACCAAGGAGCCACGGGAGAAGCTACAAAGGAAGTGGGTCTCTGAGCCCTCAGCTGTCACAAAAAGAAGCACTTTCGCTGACCCGGAGGGAAAAAGGCACTCGCATCGCGAAAGCCTGCAAAGTGGTGCCAGTGGCAGTAATATTACTGTCTCAGCACAAAAGTATGGCTCTGGGAAGATGTTATCAACTGCAATGGGTCAGCCATCTCAAGACAGTCAATACACACAGGCTTTCCCCCGTACTTACTCCTACCAGTTACCACAACCGTACCCACAGCAGCCCATGCAAGAGCACTTCCTGTCCGGAGCCAAGCCACAGCCTGGTCTGGAGGCCCATGCCTGGCCTTTCGCTGGACAGCTCCCTTCTGACGACATATTCCCTGGACACTCCCGTGCCCATGGAGTATTCTCTCGTCAGAAATCTCCCAGTTTACCCAGTTCTTTTGGCCAGTATTCCAAATCAGGGCCGGAGCTGCCAGAGGAGGGATATAAGAAGGAGCAGAAACCCAAGAAGCCAGGAAAGTACATCTGCCACTACTGTGGAAGGGCTTGTGCGAAACCCAGCGTGCTGAAGAAGCACATTCGTTCACACACTGGGGAACGCCCCTACCCTTGTGTCCCCTGCGGGTTCTCCTTTAAAACCAAGAGTAATTTGTACAAACACCGAAAATCTCATGCCCATGCCATCAAAGCAGGACTAGTCCCATTCTCCGAACTGGCAGCTTCACGCACAGACATGGATCAAGCGTcctcagtgggagagacagatgtaCACTCAGACGGTGAACAGAGCACGGACACCGACGAGGAGACAGCAGAGGCCTCTATGTTTATGGACAAAGTCAGCCCCATCCCCCAGATATCATTTGAGATGGACAAAAGCACAATGGAGAAGGGTGGGGAGCCGCCATATGCTGACTCAGCTGAGGAACTAGCTATGGCATCCATGAAAGTGCCTATCCTAATTGTCCCAAAACATGGGATCCCACCAACAGCAATGGAGTGCCCCCCATTCATGGAACTCAAGGCTTCTCACATCAGCTCCCAGGTGAGCCGTGTGGATGACTCTCCTACTATCAAACAGAGACTGGCTCTGAAACTGACAGATAGGAAGGGATCACAGGACTCAGACCAGCAGTCCCAGCAGTCCCTGAACCTTCTGAGTCCACACAGCAAAGGCAGCACAGACTCAGGCTACTTCTCCCTTTCAGAGAGTGCGGAGCAACAGATCAGCCCTCCCAACACAAATGCAAAGTCCTACGAGGAGATCATGTTTGGTCGGACTTGGTATTACAAACCTAACTCTCCTAGATCTAGACAATCCATTGCAGTAGGCATGGGCACTGTTGGCCAAGACACTAACCTAGTCATGGGGAAGATATCTGAAGATCATATATTTTTCCGTAATGATAACAGTGAAGCGCATCTACTAGCAGGCGTTGACCCTAAGCAGTATCCCACAAGCCCTTGCCAAAGCAACACAGGTCTATTAGAAGCTCCTGATTCAGGGCCACTCATTAGGAGTAACTCAATGCCAACATCCTCCCCGACCAACCTCAACGTCCCACCGGGGATAAGAGTGAGCCACTCCTTCGATGAGATGATGACCTCTGATGACGTCTTCTACCCGGGTGCTGCCGGTCTTAGGAGGCTTAGGAGACAGGCAGCTTTTGAGCATTCAGCACATGAAGGGCATGGCGAATCTGAAACCTATGGACACATTCCCAAGAACGCATCCCCATTTGTGGTGTTAAAGCTAGGGGAGCGTAGTCCTGTGGTGCCAGAGCATACAGCATACAGTCCTTATGGTACTAAAGTGGGAATGACAGAGATTGCCACTCGTAAACGCAGGAAGGAAAAGAGTGTAGGGGACGAGGAGGATGGCCCAGGCCAGTATGACAGTAGTGGCTCACTAGATATGGTTGGGGATTATGATTCAAAACAAGGTAGTCAAGTGGGTTCAAGGGCAACACCTACTGGGAAGGGATCCATTGGATCCATGTACAATGCACATAGCCAATCAGACAGTTTTGAAACATGCTGTAGTAGTATGTGCTCAGAGGATGTAGTGCTAGTCCCAGACTCTGACAGAAAGGCAACTGGCAACGTTATCTCTGTCATTCAGCACACAAACTCACTCAGTAGGCCAAACTCCTTTGAGAAGTCAGAGTCCTTCGAGCACCCAACCTACCTGCAAGACAAACCCTCTTACCAATATTCAGAGCAGTCAGATACAGAAAACACAGAAGATgtgcagagcctggactctatcCTGAGGTCTGAGAGCATGGAGCAGCAGAGCGACAGTGATTTAGCTTCACCCAACCAGCCCTGTCACATGCCCCCCAAACTGGTGCGTCAGCCTAACATCCAAGTGCCTGAGATCAGGGTGACGGAGGAGCCAGATAAACCTGAGAAAGAGCCTGATGTACCGACCAAGGAGCCGGAGAAGCACATTGAAGAATTCCAGTGGCCCCAGAGGAGTGAGACGCTGTCCCAGCTCCCTGCTGAGAAGCTGCCTCCTAAAAAGAAGCGTCTGCGTTTGGCAGACCTGGAGCACTCCTCTGGGGAGTCCAGCTTTGAGTCCTGCACCAGCCTGTCCAGGAGCCCCAGCCAGGAAAGCAACCTGTCCCACAGCTCCAACTTCTCTATGTCCTTTGACAAGGAAGAGAGCCTGAAGTCTGTGTCACCGACCAAGCAGGATGACTTTGGCAAGCAGTCTGAGTACAGTGGCAACTCTCTCACCATCCCCGGCCATCACCAGCAGAGGGAGATGCGACGATCCTCATCAGAACAGGCTCCCTGTGCTCTGGCCACCGAGATCCCAGAGATCCGTAGCAAGTCCTTTGACTATGGCAGTCTCTCAACATCATCCAGACAGGGAGAGATTTACTCCAGTGCATCAGCCATGAAAGAACGGAGACGGGGCTACCTAGTAAGGCAGGCATCCCTTAGCGTTTACCCCGAGACTGTAGTGCATGAGCAAGGTGGTCTCGAAATGACCATCAAGCAAGAGCACTCGGATCATGGACCCTTATCTTGGCAGAGCCCCCTATCCTCTCAAGGTTCTCACGGTGCACCAGCCAGCGAAGTAGCAAGACCTAAGAGAGGGTCACATTATCATCTTCTGCAACAGAGAATTAGTGAGGACAGCCAGGAAGACCCAACACTGTTCCAGAAGTCATCTTGTCTGCcaagtcaacagtcatcagaggGAGAGCATCCAAGTCATGAGCTCATGAGCCAGGAAGCGATGCAATACTCCTCACTCCAGAGCAGCTTGGCTTCACTGCCTTTCCTGCCATTTCAGCCTGGCCTGTTCTGGCATCCGGAGTCAACACAGAGACACAAGCAGCATCTGGCTTTCCAGCCACACCAGTTACAGAAACTACATATCAGACAGCCTAGTATACCGCACATGCTCCAGAAATCCCACCCACCTCTTCATCAGCTACAGCAGATCCAGGAGCAGTGTGACATGAAGGCTGACGGTGCTATCAGTCAGAACTACCAGTATCCCTCCAGGGTCTCCCCCCAGGCCCAGCATTACAGCTCTCCACCGTCTAAAGTGGCCCTCACCGAGAGTAAAATGCTCCTGCAACAGGTCCAGCCAATCTTCGCCACTCAGAATGCAGGTTCACAGCCATCACTCCCAGGTATGCTAATCCCCGTTAGGATACAGACTCACGTGCCATCTTACGGAAGTGTTATGTACACAAGTGTTTCACAGCTCTTAGCTAACCACAGCCAGAGCACTTATTCAGCAAGAGTCATATGCTCAGAGAATGCATCATCCAGTTCACTCACAAGCGGCAGTGTTTCAAAGCACGGAGTTTGCTTTAACCTATCTCAGATCCTTGGTCAGCCTGAGGGAGCTCCACGTTATCCACTCTGGAAAGTTCCAGATCTGAACACCGAACATGGGAGACTAAACACGGGAATTCCGCTGTCGTTGACATCGAGAACCATCTCCACCACGGATGCGTCCTCCAGTAGCGGGGGAAGCAAGCGGATGTTATCACCGGCCAGTAGCCTGGAACTCTTTATAGAGACCAAACAGCAGAAACGGGTCAAGGAGGAGAAGATGTACGGTCAGATTGTAAAGGAGCTGAGCGCTGTCGAGCTGAGTGCTTCGAAGGACAGCATCAAGTTACCAAAGCGTGCACCTCTAAAGAGTGAGGGTTCAATGGACGATCAGGAGAGGATGTCCTCCTCCCCACCAGTAGACTTCCCTTCCACCAAAATCCCAGTGCGTTCCAACGCACCTCACATACCCGATGTGCCACCAGCTGACAGCTTCACTCCCCCTCTGCAAATTGTGATGGACATCCCTGGTGGCAGAGAGTCCCCAGAGGAGCTAGATGTTGATGACTCCTTCACCCCAGAGGCTAGCTCCAGCCCACAGTCCATGGTCTCCTCCAGTGACACTCCAGAGGAGGCCAAGCCGCCCATGGGCAGCAAGATCCCTGTCAACATGCTGGTGCAGCTGGCTGCCAATCAGAGTGGGGGCGCTGCTGGAAGCACTCTGCTGCTCACAGATCTGGCAGACGTTCAGCAGTTCTTCCAGTTCCCCAGTCTTCGCACGGCAACCAGTGTCAGTTGGTGCTTCCTGAATTACACCAAGCCAAACAACGCTCAGACGACTCCCCTAACTTCTGTCTACGGCTCCTGGTGCATCAGCTCCTACAACCCCAACCCTCTCAGCCTCAGCACCAAGGCTACTCTGGCCCTGCTCCgctccaagcagaggaagaaCACAGAAACCTACACGATGGCTGCTATGTATCAACCCGGGACTGGAAAACTTGTGTCCTCTCTTGCTTGGAAGCAGAAGTTTGAGCAG ATGAAGCCAGAACTCATGCAGCTAGATGTGAGCAAATATGGGAAGAAAATCAAGGGGCTGAGCTCCAGGGATCGAATCAAGGAGGACCACGGAGAGAAGGAGGCCTCCTCAAAGCAGGCTGAGCCCACTCGCATCAGAATCTTTGAAGGAGG GTACAAATCCAATGAAGACTATGTTTACGTGCGGGGCAGAGGAAGAGGGAAGTACATATGTGAAGAGTGTGGGATCCGCTGTAAGAAGCCAAGCATGCTGAAGAAACATATCCGCACACACACCGATGTCAGGCCGTATGTCTGCAAGTTCTGCAACTTTGCTTTTAAAACTAAAG GAAACCTGACAAAACACATGAAGTCGAAAGCCCACATGAAGAAGTGCTTGGAGCTCGGGGTGTCAGTGACATCTGTGGAGGATGCGGACGCTGAAGAAGCTG ACAATGGCGAGGATGACCAGAGGGAGTCTGGGAAGATGTCAGGCATCATGGCTGACCACCAGTTCTCAGACGCCGATGATTCTGATGGTGGCGAGGATGACGGGGATGAGGTGGATGACGATGAAGATGATGACGACGATTACGATGGTGAATCCACGCCGAAGACTCGCTCCAGAAGCACCAGCCCTCAGCCCTATGGCATACCATCTCTGTCCGTCACGGACTCTCAGGGCGCCTGCTCCTCAGACCTGCtgggccactgctccaaaccaccCCTCTTCAGCTACTTCACCAGCCTGCCCAGCATCCAGATCACCCAGCTCATGGTGCCCAGTGAGGGTGCAGGCCAGGACCAGATGGCAGAGTACCAGCAGCTGCTGCAGGGGGCCCTGGGTGAGAACTATAAGAGCAGGCTAGACGTACCCAGCTCCATGGACGAGGAGTTTGGCCTTTCCCCAGCTCACAGCTCCTCATCATTCGACCTGTCCCCGTCTCGCCTCTCTTCCCCAGGCCTGGACTCCTCCCCTCTCCGAGAGCCGTCCCCCACCTCCACTTCACGCAAGTACCTCTTCCCCCGACGGGACCTGTCCCCCCATGGCCGCCTGTCACCCCACAGAGAGGTGTCCCCTCTCAGGCACATCTCCCCCAAGAGGGACATCTCCTTCAGAAGGGACCTCTCGCCCCGCAGGGACCTTTCCCCCAGGAGTCACATCTCACCCCTGTCCCACACCGGACGCCCCATGTCACCGGGCAGAGAACTGTTGTGCAGGAGGGAGCTGTCTCCACGGAGTCGCCACCGGGGCATGATCAGACCTGTCTCCCCCAGGAGGGGCATGCACCATCACAGTGCCCCCTGGAGTCTGGGCCAGCACCTACACTCAGAGATGGTGCCAATGGGCCAGAGCAGCAGAAGCCATTCAGAGATGGAGACA GATCAGAGGAAGGATTCCCCTCCCCACAGCAGCCAGGAGTCCCCACGGCCACACCAGGGCCTGTTCAGCCACCTCCCCCTGCACTCCCAGCAGCAGGTCCGCACCCCCTTCCCCATGATCCCCATCGGGGGCATCCAGATGGTGCACTCCGTggccacctcagtcaccggcctGGCCCACCCTGCCCGCCTCCCCCTGCAGAAGAGCACGTCCGAGGAGTCTAGC